Proteins encoded in a region of the Methylobacterium radiotolerans JCM 2831 genome:
- a CDS encoding NADP-dependent isocitrate dehydrogenase: protein MAKIKVANPVVELDGDEMTRIIWAEIKNKLIHPYLDVDLEYYDLGVEHRDATNDKVTVDAAEAIKRHGVGVKCATITPDEQRVQEFGLKEMWRSPNGTIRNILGGVIFREPIICKNVPRLVPGWTQPFVIGRHAYGDQYRATDFKVPGKGRLTIKFEGDDGTVIEKEVFKFPEAGVAMSMYNLDQSIIDFARASMNYGLARKYPVYLSTKNTILKAYDGRFKDLFQKVYEDEFEAKFKALGITYEHRLIDDMVASCLKWSGGYVWACKNYDGDVQSDTAAQGFGSLGLMTSVLMTPDGRTVEAEAAHGTVTRHYREHQKGRETSTNSIASIFAWTRGLSHRAKLDGNDDLAKFSATLEKVCVDTVEAGYMTKDLALLVGPDQKWLSTTGFLDKVDQNLKTAMGV, encoded by the coding sequence ATGGCGAAGATCAAGGTAGCGAACCCCGTCGTCGAGCTCGACGGCGACGAGATGACCCGGATCATCTGGGCCGAGATCAAGAACAAGCTCATCCACCCCTATCTCGACGTCGACCTCGAGTACTACGACCTCGGCGTCGAGCACCGGGACGCCACCAACGACAAGGTGACGGTGGACGCCGCCGAGGCGATCAAGCGCCACGGCGTCGGCGTGAAGTGCGCCACCATCACCCCCGACGAGCAGCGGGTGCAGGAATTCGGTCTCAAGGAGATGTGGCGCTCGCCCAACGGCACGATCCGCAACATCCTGGGCGGCGTGATCTTCCGCGAGCCGATCATCTGCAAGAACGTGCCCCGCCTCGTGCCCGGCTGGACGCAGCCCTTCGTGATCGGCCGCCACGCCTACGGCGACCAGTACCGCGCCACGGACTTCAAGGTGCCCGGCAAGGGACGCCTGACCATCAAGTTCGAGGGCGATGACGGCACGGTCATCGAGAAGGAGGTGTTCAAGTTCCCCGAGGCCGGCGTCGCCATGTCGATGTACAACCTCGACCAGTCGATCATCGACTTCGCCCGCGCCTCGATGAACTACGGCCTCGCGCGCAAGTACCCGGTCTACCTGTCGACCAAGAACACCATCCTCAAGGCCTATGACGGCCGCTTCAAGGACCTGTTCCAGAAGGTCTACGAGGACGAGTTCGAGGCCAAGTTCAAGGCGCTCGGTATCACCTACGAGCACCGTCTGATCGACGACATGGTGGCCTCGTGCCTGAAGTGGTCGGGCGGCTACGTCTGGGCCTGCAAGAACTACGACGGCGACGTGCAGTCGGACACGGCCGCGCAGGGCTTCGGCTCGCTCGGCCTGATGACCTCGGTGCTGATGACGCCGGACGGCCGGACCGTGGAGGCCGAGGCCGCCCACGGCACCGTCACCCGCCATTACCGCGAGCACCAGAAGGGCCGCGAGACGTCGACCAACTCGATAGCGTCGATCTTCGCCTGGACCCGGGGCCTGTCGCACCGCGCCAAGCTCGACGGCAACGACGATCTGGCGAAGTTCTCCGCCACCCTGGAGAAGGTCTGCGTCGACACGGTCGAGGCCGGCTACATGACCAAGGATCTCGCCCTCCTCGTCGGGCCGGACCAGAAGTGGCTCTCGACCACCGGCTTCCTCGACAAGGTCGATCAGAACCTGAAAACCGCGATGGGCGTCTGA
- a CDS encoding RNA methyltransferase, whose amino-acid sequence MTSRDAQGDAPEVAPRKVTELPPGIAPAVILVEPQLAENIGMTARAMANFGLSELRLVNPKNGWPKKGVREAASGATHVLDAAAIYGSVAEAIADCQYVLATTARERGQMKRVFAPEEAMGELVAREGQRTAVMFGRERVGLTNDEVSLADAIVTFPVSPDFPSLNLAQAVLLVGYAWRQASGRARLPFTGELLSPPATREALIALFGSLEAALDGAGFYPPEKKEIIARNMRDMLHRMSLTEQDVRTFRGALRALTRKGG is encoded by the coding sequence ATGACGAGCCGAGACGCACAGGGCGACGCCCCCGAGGTTGCCCCCAGGAAGGTCACCGAACTGCCGCCCGGGATCGCCCCCGCGGTGATCCTGGTGGAGCCGCAGCTTGCCGAGAATATCGGCATGACCGCCCGGGCCATGGCGAATTTCGGCCTGTCGGAGCTGCGCCTCGTCAACCCGAAGAACGGCTGGCCCAAGAAGGGCGTCCGAGAGGCGGCCTCGGGCGCGACGCACGTCTTGGACGCGGCCGCGATCTACGGCAGCGTGGCCGAGGCCATCGCTGACTGCCAGTACGTCCTGGCGACCACGGCGCGCGAGCGCGGGCAGATGAAGCGGGTCTTCGCGCCCGAGGAGGCCATGGGCGAGCTCGTGGCCCGGGAGGGGCAGCGCACCGCGGTGATGTTCGGCCGCGAGCGGGTCGGGCTCACCAACGACGAGGTGTCGCTCGCCGACGCGATCGTCACCTTCCCGGTCTCCCCGGACTTTCCCTCGCTCAACCTCGCGCAGGCGGTTCTGCTGGTGGGCTACGCGTGGCGGCAGGCGAGCGGCCGGGCGCGCCTGCCCTTCACGGGCGAACTCCTGTCGCCGCCGGCGACCCGCGAGGCGCTGATCGCGCTGTTCGGAAGCCTTGAGGCGGCGCTCGACGGGGCCGGCTTCTACCCGCCGGAGAAGAAGGAGATCATCGCCCGCAACATGCGCGACATGCTCCACCGCATGAGCCTGACCGAGCAGGACGTGCGGACGTTCCGCGGGGCGCTGCGGGCCCTGACGCGGAAGGGCGGCTGA
- a CDS encoding acyl-homoserine-lactone synthase encodes MIHIVTPANADRYADAMEQAWRLRHAIFVGEKGWSELARPDGREIDQFDTPHAVHFLAMEDDTVVGYSRLLPTTRPHLLSDVLPQLCEGERPVGPQIWEWTRQGVARSHRAKGRVVNPVSIALLTGIVEWGLAHGVHSLLLQMPTLYMIHVIQLHFRPQPLGLPVQIAGEEIMAATARFDARTLAKLRAVRGDSRSVLVSEPAYLVA; translated from the coding sequence GTGATCCATATCGTCACACCCGCCAACGCGGATCGCTATGCCGACGCGATGGAGCAGGCTTGGCGCCTGCGCCACGCCATCTTCGTCGGAGAGAAGGGTTGGAGCGAGCTGGCCCGTCCGGACGGCCGCGAGATCGACCAGTTCGACACGCCGCACGCGGTCCACTTCCTCGCTATGGAGGACGACACTGTCGTCGGCTACAGCCGACTCCTGCCGACCACGCGCCCGCATCTCCTGTCGGACGTGCTCCCGCAGCTCTGCGAGGGCGAGCGGCCGGTCGGACCGCAGATCTGGGAATGGACCCGCCAGGGCGTCGCCCGCTCGCACCGGGCGAAGGGCCGCGTCGTCAATCCGGTCTCGATCGCCCTGCTTACCGGGATCGTCGAGTGGGGCCTCGCCCACGGGGTCCACAGCCTGCTGCTGCAGATGCCGACCCTCTACATGATCCACGTCATCCAGCTGCATTTCCGCCCGCAGCCGCTCGGCCTGCCGGTCCAGATCGCCGGCGAGGAGATCATGGCGGCGACCGCCCGATTCGACGCCCGCACCCTGGCCAAGCTCCGCGCGGTCCGCGGCGACAGTCGCTCGGTCCTCGTCTCCGAACCCGCTTACCTGGTGGCCTGA